A region of Nostoc sp. 'Peltigera membranacea cyanobiont' N6 DNA encodes the following proteins:
- a CDS encoding bifunctional folylpolyglutamate synthase/dihydrofolate synthase, with the protein MDIDSVIQPLQRFGVHLGLDRIVNLLANLGNPHHQIPVIHVAGTNGKGSVCAYLSSVLTEAGYRTGRYTSPHLVDWTERICLNEQPISSEELSQLLEKVQAVIRAGDEEIPPTPLEKGEYVSQLKREDKGNQTFSEKYGNPTQFEVITAAAWLYFAQQQVDVAVIEVGLGGRLDATNVSLEPLVTIITSISREHWQQLGPTIADIAKEKAGILKPGCPVVVGGLPPDAEEVVRSRALELQCPIFTPQPARQIATGSAEYQTLKNSQLIKYPLPLAGQIQLANSALAIAALEILQQRGWQISEEAIINGMAKTQWPGRMQWTTWNNHKLLLDGAHNTAAAQVLRQYIDSLDPVNPKPVTWVMGMFADKDRADIFTALLRPGDRLFLVPIPVESWPGRTSADLQELANLAYSLCPKLSDRQIHPDLFTALEAVTTDDLIIVCGSLYLVGDFLKTANIIRKS; encoded by the coding sequence TTGGATATTGATTCTGTAATACAACCCCTTCAACGGTTTGGTGTCCATCTCGGACTCGATCGCATTGTCAACTTATTGGCAAATCTCGGCAATCCTCATCACCAAATTCCGGTAATTCATGTTGCTGGTACTAATGGCAAGGGTTCAGTCTGTGCCTATCTTTCTTCAGTACTTACTGAGGCTGGTTATCGCACAGGACGCTACACTTCACCGCATTTAGTCGATTGGACGGAACGTATTTGTTTAAATGAACAGCCAATTTCCTCAGAGGAATTGAGCCAATTATTAGAAAAAGTCCAAGCGGTTATTCGGGCTGGTGACGAGGAGATCCCCCCAACCCCCCTTGAGAAGGGAGAGTATGTTTCCCAATTAAAAAGAGAGGATAAGGGGAATCAAACCTTTTCAGAGAAATATGGGAACCCGACTCAGTTTGAAGTAATTACGGCGGCTGCTTGGTTATATTTTGCCCAGCAACAAGTCGATGTGGCTGTGATAGAAGTCGGACTAGGAGGGCGTTTGGATGCTACAAATGTTTCCTTGGAACCCTTGGTTACTATCATCACTTCCATCAGCCGAGAACATTGGCAGCAACTTGGCCCCACGATCGCGGACATTGCTAAAGAAAAAGCAGGTATTCTCAAACCTGGATGTCCTGTTGTGGTTGGAGGATTGCCACCGGATGCAGAAGAAGTTGTGCGATCGCGTGCTTTAGAATTACAATGCCCAATTTTTACGCCCCAACCCGCCCGTCAAATCGCTACAGGATCGGCAGAATATCAAACACTTAAAAATTCTCAATTAATTAAATATCCTTTGCCATTAGCGGGACAAATTCAACTAGCAAATTCAGCTTTGGCAATAGCAGCTTTAGAAATTCTCCAACAACGGGGTTGGCAGATTTCTGAAGAAGCCATAATTAACGGCATGGCAAAAACCCAATGGCCAGGGCGGATGCAATGGACTACCTGGAACAACCATAAATTATTACTTGATGGCGCTCATAATACAGCTGCTGCCCAAGTTCTTCGCCAGTATATTGATAGCTTAGACCCAGTTAACCCCAAACCCGTCACTTGGGTTATGGGAATGTTTGCCGATAAGGATCGTGCTGATATTTTTACTGCCCTGCTACGCCCAGGCGATCGCCTTTTTTTAGTGCCAATACCAGTAGAATCTTGGCCGGGTAGAACTTCCGCCGATCTACAGGAATTAGCAAACCTAGCTTATAGCCTTTGTCCCAAATTAAGCGATCGCCAAATCCATCCAGATTTATTCACAGCACTAGAAGCAGTTACCACAGACGATTTAATTATTGTATGTGGTTCTCTTTATCTAGTAGGCGACTTTCTAAAAACCGCCAATATAATTCGTAAATCATAA
- a CDS encoding ABC transporter substrate-binding protein: MIQLRKFKQLVAFVMLGLLTSWIVSCSTSNVSTNTKQVNSGAATIEFWTMQLQPQFTDYFKNLIANFESQNPGIKISWVDVPWAAMENKILTAVSAKTPPDVVNLNPGFASQLAGRNAWLDLDAKVSNDIRSSYLPNIWESCTLNGKSFGIPWYLTTRLTIYNTDLLKQAGINKVPATYGELAQAAQQIKDKTGKYAFFVTFVPQDSGEVLESFVQMGVALIDADGKAAFNSAPGKAAFQYWVDLYKKGLLPKEALTQGHRHAIDLYQSGETVFLASGPEFLKTIANNAPKIAQATGIAPQLTGDTGKKNVAVMNIVIPRDTKQPDGAVKFALFVTNDENQLAFAKAANVLPSTVKALSDSYFKDVPANASIVEKARVMSATELHQAEILTPNLKDFNKLQKAIYENLQTAMLGEKTVDKAVEDAAQEWNNR; the protein is encoded by the coding sequence ATGATTCAATTGCGAAAATTTAAACAACTTGTTGCTTTTGTAATGCTTGGCTTATTAACCAGTTGGATTGTAAGTTGCAGTACAAGTAATGTCAGTACAAATACAAAACAAGTTAATTCAGGAGCAGCAACTATTGAGTTTTGGACAATGCAACTCCAACCTCAATTTACCGACTACTTCAAAAACCTAATTGCGAATTTTGAATCGCAAAATCCAGGTATAAAGATTAGCTGGGTCGATGTACCTTGGGCGGCTATGGAGAACAAAATTTTAACAGCTGTCTCAGCAAAAACGCCACCTGATGTAGTTAACCTCAATCCGGGTTTTGCTTCCCAGCTTGCAGGACGAAATGCCTGGTTAGATTTAGATGCAAAAGTCTCAAACGATATACGTTCCTCCTATCTACCAAATATCTGGGAATCTTGTACGCTTAATGGCAAGAGTTTTGGGATTCCTTGGTATCTCACCACACGGTTAACCATTTATAACACTGATTTATTAAAACAGGCAGGTATCAATAAAGTCCCTGCAACCTACGGAGAATTAGCACAAGCAGCGCAACAAATTAAAGATAAGACAGGGAAATATGCCTTTTTTGTGACGTTTGTACCGCAAGATTCTGGTGAAGTACTGGAATCTTTTGTACAAATGGGAGTTGCCCTAATAGATGCTGATGGGAAAGCGGCGTTTAATTCAGCACCAGGTAAGGCAGCGTTTCAGTATTGGGTGGACTTGTATAAAAAAGGATTACTGCCTAAAGAGGCTTTAACGCAAGGACATCGCCACGCGATTGATTTATACCAATCTGGAGAGACTGTGTTTCTAGCTTCGGGGCCAGAGTTTCTAAAAACGATCGCTAATAATGCCCCGAAAATCGCCCAAGCCACGGGAATAGCCCCTCAATTGACTGGTGACACGGGCAAGAAAAATGTCGCTGTGATGAACATAGTTATTCCCCGTGACACTAAACAACCAGATGGCGCTGTGAAGTTTGCTTTATTTGTCACCAATGACGAAAATCAGTTAGCTTTCGCTAAAGCGGCAAATGTCTTACCTTCTACAGTCAAAGCATTGTCTGATAGTTACTTTAAAGATGTTCCGGCTAATGCTTCAATAGTAGAAAAAGCGCGAGTTATGAGTGCTACAGAACTGCACCAGGCAGAAATATTAACCCCTAATTTGAAGGATTTCAACAAACTGCAAAAGGCAATTTATGAGAACCTACAAACAGCAATGTTAGGGGAGAAGACTGTAGATAAAGCCGTAGAAGATGCGGCGCAAGAGTGGAATAATAGGTAA
- the pilM gene encoding type IV pilus assembly protein PilM, whose product MVKSFKSLFGKSNKGVGIELAPERVNVVQLRKQRQGMKLETFISVAVPEGVVIDGQITDPAAMAQLIQQALAESKIKTSRVATGVPGRDSIVRIIPVPAELDDKELREMVLNHEAGLYLPYPREEADVDYQKLGYFVDEDGIEKVHVLLVATRKEITDTYISTFEQAGLQIDVLEINSFALIRTIREQLRQFGPQEAAVLVDIEFDSTEIAIIVNGVPQFSRTVPIGTYQMQTALARAMSLPTSRDMELLYGMIIPPTPIDGGKTGVTELDPGMAAILRVLGELTDELRRSIDFYLNQSENLEVAQIILAGPGGGLQQLDEFFTQRLSLPTTQIDPIGSLSLEVDTEKYPQVQRSGLAIVLGLGMREV is encoded by the coding sequence GTGGTAAAAAGCTTCAAAAGTCTGTTTGGCAAATCAAATAAAGGGGTCGGCATTGAACTTGCTCCCGAACGGGTCAATGTAGTTCAGCTACGCAAGCAGCGTCAAGGCATGAAACTAGAAACCTTTATATCGGTAGCAGTTCCCGAAGGTGTAGTTATCGATGGTCAAATCACCGACCCCGCAGCAATGGCGCAATTAATCCAGCAGGCGCTAGCTGAGAGCAAAATCAAAACTTCTCGTGTTGCTACTGGTGTACCAGGGCGAGATTCTATCGTTCGGATTATACCAGTGCCAGCAGAGTTAGATGACAAAGAACTGCGAGAAATGGTACTCAACCATGAAGCAGGTTTATATTTACCCTATCCTCGTGAAGAGGCTGATGTAGATTATCAGAAACTTGGGTACTTTGTAGATGAAGATGGCATTGAAAAAGTACATGTACTCCTAGTTGCCACCCGCAAAGAGATTACGGATACCTATATCAGTACATTTGAGCAGGCAGGATTACAAATTGATGTTTTAGAAATTAACAGTTTTGCTCTGATTCGGACTATTCGCGAGCAATTGCGACAATTTGGGCCGCAAGAAGCAGCAGTACTAGTTGATATAGAGTTCGACAGTACAGAAATTGCCATCATCGTTAACGGAGTGCCGCAATTTTCGCGCACAGTTCCAATCGGAACTTATCAAATGCAAACAGCCTTAGCAAGGGCAATGAGTTTACCCACATCACGAGATATGGAACTGTTATATGGAATGATTATTCCTCCAACTCCCATAGACGGCGGGAAAACCGGCGTTACCGAACTCGATCCTGGTATGGCAGCCATATTAAGAGTATTGGGAGAACTAACGGATGAACTGCGCCGTTCCATCGATTTTTACCTCAATCAAAGTGAAAATTTGGAGGTAGCGCAGATTATATTAGCGGGCCCAGGAGGTGGACTCCAGCAGCTAGATGAATTCTTTACCCAACGACTGAGCTTGCCAACTACCCAAATAGATCCAATCGGCTCTTTATCCTTGGAAGTTGACACTGAGAAATATCCACAGGTGCAACGCTCTGGGTTGGCGATCGTACTTGGTCTAGGAATGCGGGAGGTGTAA
- a CDS encoding PilN domain-containing protein yields MYSLDVNFLKDRPAYQKKPERKGGISLNLPTGNLTPVYIGVAVGVGLPALLGVAWWLLQGKIVELNGQIAQLDQESKRLDTEIGNLNKIKAETSAIKGETQALVTVFDQIRPWSAMLQDLRDRIPAAVQIETIKQTPPIAVAAGQPPNNPAGGLEITGLARSFNDVNDFLLSLQQSRFLKSTESRIITAALVDAPIPPGTAQPTNGVIIKPPQVVKYTIQSTMSDVPASELIRELEKKGTVGLVTRIRSMQQTGVISK; encoded by the coding sequence ATGTATAGCCTAGATGTTAACTTTCTAAAAGATCGCCCAGCATATCAGAAAAAGCCTGAGAGAAAGGGAGGAATATCCCTAAACCTGCCTACAGGAAATTTGACACCAGTGTATATAGGAGTTGCTGTAGGTGTAGGTCTTCCAGCTTTATTGGGAGTTGCTTGGTGGTTATTGCAAGGGAAGATTGTTGAATTAAATGGTCAAATTGCACAACTAGACCAAGAAAGCAAGAGGTTAGATACAGAAATAGGAAATCTTAACAAAATCAAAGCCGAGACGAGTGCAATTAAAGGGGAAACTCAAGCATTAGTCACTGTATTTGACCAGATTCGACCTTGGTCAGCAATGCTGCAAGATTTGCGCGATCGCATTCCAGCCGCAGTGCAAATCGAAACTATCAAGCAAACTCCACCCATTGCAGTAGCGGCAGGCCAGCCCCCAAACAATCCTGCTGGAGGATTAGAAATTACCGGATTGGCTCGTTCTTTTAACGATGTCAATGATTTCTTATTAAGTTTACAACAGTCTCGATTCTTGAAGTCCACAGAAAGCAGAATTATAACAGCAGCCTTAGTGGATGCTCCTATACCACCAGGTACGGCTCAACCTACTAATGGTGTAATAATTAAGCCACCTCAAGTAGTTAAATATACTATTCAATCGACTATGAGCGATGTTCCAGCTTCGGAATTAATCCGAGAGTTGGAAAAAAAAGGCACAGTGGGGTTAGTGACTCGAATTCGTAGTATGCAACAAACAGGAGTCATTTCAAAATGA
- a CDS encoding pilus assembly protein PilO yields the protein MTLSDDLNFAEHGGEFNSETPAHPVIFGIAFTPKIIGILVGVIGLAGAGYILLNLLMPALESYQQQQAKSSELQGQIEQKKANIKQIDKVKQELAQAKQQKVQVLALFANEKSLDTLLLDLNRLIESGNTPTSVNAVRAKLKKFVPVSQKPEPIIDGTLGLQVDGKLERSSINAEITGTYEQTQSIIRNIERLQPLLIVKDYQATLAPVESRSPLDKTPVQVGPAAINTSFQLQVLMPLSAEEIAAAAAKAAPKK from the coding sequence ATGACGCTGAGTGATGATTTAAATTTTGCCGAACATGGTGGGGAATTCAACTCGGAAACGCCGGCCCACCCCGTGATATTTGGCATTGCCTTTACACCAAAAATCATTGGCATTTTGGTGGGGGTAATTGGTTTAGCAGGAGCAGGTTATATATTGTTAAACTTGCTGATGCCAGCTTTGGAAAGCTATCAGCAGCAGCAAGCAAAAAGCTCTGAACTGCAAGGGCAAATTGAGCAAAAAAAAGCCAATATCAAACAGATTGACAAAGTTAAACAGGAATTAGCTCAGGCAAAACAGCAAAAAGTACAAGTTTTAGCTTTATTCGCTAACGAAAAAAGTTTAGATACATTACTGTTAGATTTGAACCGCTTAATTGAGTCTGGAAATACTCCAACTTCTGTTAATGCAGTCAGAGCCAAACTGAAGAAGTTTGTGCCAGTTTCCCAAAAGCCAGAACCGATTATTGATGGAACTTTAGGATTACAGGTTGACGGGAAGCTGGAACGCAGCAGTATCAATGCTGAAATTACAGGAACTTATGAGCAAACACAATCGATAATTCGTAACATTGAGCGGTTACAGCCTTTGTTAATAGTTAAAGATTATCAAGCAACTTTGGCTCCAGTAGAGTCAAGATCCCCATTAGATAAAACACCTGTACAGGTTGGGCCAGCAGCGATTAATACATCATTCCAGTTACAGGTATTGATGCCACTTAGTGCAGAAGAAATAGCTGCCGCCGCTGCTAAAGCTGCCCCGAAAAAGTAG
- a CDS encoding type IV pilus secretin family protein: MKQLHGNSFILGTAAFVFLAAQPVWAQISQVTNVQLSPVNGGISVALKTSSGSRPQVFTTKRGKTLVADIINTQLRLPQGNSFRQDSPAPGIASVEVNQLDANSIRVTVTGSNNTPESQPVVRSQNGITLSFSPSAGTIASAPTPTAPTSTAPPATTPAQSGQNSGVLVPNPEITIDGKPAQAAGPGQPLSQAPPFLPRAVAPPVGDIAISATDASPSTIDLGTQERVPRLVLRDAPVREVLSLLARAANLNLAYVGSEQGGTAQATSQTISLDIENEPVQDVFNYVLRLSGLEANRSNRTVFVGPKLPNATRDMVMRSLRLNQVTVGVALNFLVGLGAESAVSRERQVTSVSAIAVGNAAAPITQTQTTTETKVETQRVDYKDSNPLLRGLQALGDERTNSLTLIGPPRLVEMAMAQLTQLDIRRRQVVVNVKIIDVNLNNTQDYNTSFSFGLGNNYFSSDGGAASFNFGGSRPATSSEVANSVTQTPTITNPLTGTPFVNPNGTVSIPGTTPGTVVVDANGNVTRIANPGSGSFYQPISPASTNALQPGFTNITPATDNIITRNADGTSSITQGTLGTATTALSSLYQFPKRLLSSLQAQVTNGNAKILTDPTLIVQEGQQALVNLTQEVVGNITLQTTDTSGGSRTERTIEKQKVGLTLNVKIDRIDDNGFVSLSVAPTVSAPTASQDTGNGQIILVSERSLTSGLIRLRDGQTLILSGIIQDQDRTSISKIPILGDLPLIGALFRKTNRSNQRNEVVVLLTPQIMDDSENSSYGYNYNPSPEVRQILERRGLKIPGR, from the coding sequence GTGAAACAGCTTCACGGTAATAGTTTTATATTGGGTACTGCCGCTTTTGTATTTTTGGCAGCGCAACCAGTTTGGGCACAAATTAGTCAAGTTACTAATGTACAGTTAAGTCCAGTTAATGGTGGAATTAGCGTTGCTTTGAAAACTTCTTCGGGTTCGCGCCCCCAAGTTTTCACTACAAAAAGAGGCAAGACTTTAGTCGCAGATATTATCAATACTCAATTACGATTACCACAAGGTAATAGCTTTCGTCAAGATAGCCCAGCGCCAGGAATTGCGTCTGTCGAGGTTAATCAGCTTGATGCCAATAGCATCCGGGTGACGGTAACGGGGAGCAACAATACACCTGAGAGTCAACCGGTGGTGCGATCGCAAAATGGAATTACACTCAGCTTTAGCCCATCCGCAGGCACTATAGCATCAGCACCAACACCAACAGCGCCAACATCCACAGCGCCGCCTGCGACTACTCCAGCCCAATCTGGTCAAAATTCAGGTGTTCTAGTTCCAAACCCAGAAATTACCATTGACGGAAAACCTGCACAAGCTGCTGGGCCCGGCCAACCTCTGAGTCAGGCTCCACCTTTCTTACCCAGAGCCGTTGCCCCACCGGTGGGAGATATTGCTATTTCCGCTACCGATGCTTCTCCTAGCACAATTGACTTAGGAACTCAGGAGCGTGTACCTCGTTTAGTCTTGCGAGATGCGCCAGTGCGTGAGGTTTTGTCACTGCTTGCTCGTGCTGCTAATTTGAACCTAGCTTATGTTGGCAGCGAGCAAGGTGGTACTGCACAGGCAACTTCTCAAACAATCTCGTTAGATATAGAAAACGAACCAGTTCAAGATGTGTTTAACTACGTCTTGCGTTTGAGTGGTTTAGAAGCTAACCGCAGTAATCGCACAGTTTTTGTAGGGCCTAAACTACCTAATGCGACCCGTGATATGGTTATGCGTAGCCTGCGACTCAATCAGGTAACAGTGGGAGTCGCCCTAAACTTTCTGGTCGGTTTAGGGGCAGAAAGTGCTGTCAGCCGAGAACGGCAAGTCACTAGTGTTAGTGCCATAGCTGTTGGCAATGCAGCTGCTCCTATTACCCAAACTCAGACGACTACAGAAACCAAAGTTGAAACTCAACGTGTTGATTACAAAGACTCTAACCCATTACTTAGAGGTCTACAGGCATTAGGAGATGAGCGCACCAATTCTTTGACCCTGATTGGTCCTCCTCGGCTAGTTGAGATGGCGATGGCTCAACTAACTCAGCTTGATATCCGCCGTCGTCAAGTAGTAGTCAATGTCAAGATTATCGATGTTAACCTCAATAACACCCAAGACTACAACACTAGCTTTTCTTTTGGGCTTGGCAACAACTACTTCAGCAGTGATGGTGGTGCAGCATCTTTTAATTTCGGTGGTTCCAGACCAGCTACTAGTTCTGAAGTAGCAAACAGTGTGACTCAGACACCTACTATTACGAATCCACTGACAGGAACCCCTTTTGTTAATCCCAACGGTACTGTATCTATTCCAGGAACTACCCCAGGTACGGTAGTGGTAGACGCAAATGGTAACGTCACTAGAATCGCAAACCCAGGAAGTGGCTCTTTTTATCAACCTATTTCGCCCGCTAGTACAAACGCCTTACAACCAGGTTTCACTAATATTACTCCAGCGACCGATAACATCATTACAAGGAACGCTGATGGTACATCAAGTATCACACAAGGTACTTTGGGTACAGCTACTACAGCTTTGTCTTCTCTATACCAGTTTCCCAAACGTCTTCTCAGTAGCTTGCAAGCTCAAGTGACAAATGGCAATGCCAAAATTTTGACCGACCCAACCTTGATTGTACAAGAAGGTCAGCAGGCTCTTGTAAATCTGACTCAGGAAGTAGTAGGAAACATAACGCTCCAAACAACAGATACTTCTGGTGGATCGAGGACAGAAAGAACAATTGAGAAACAAAAAGTTGGTTTAACATTAAATGTGAAAATTGACCGGATTGACGATAATGGTTTCGTTTCTCTATCGGTTGCTCCTACTGTCAGCGCTCCTACAGCCTCACAAGATACAGGAAATGGACAAATTATCTTAGTGTCTGAACGTTCTCTGACTTCTGGCTTAATTCGCTTACGAGATGGTCAGACGCTCATTCTCTCAGGGATTATCCAAGACCAAGATAGGACAAGTATCTCCAAGATTCCTATTTTGGGCGATCTTCCACTGATTGGTGCGCTGTTTAGAAAGACAAATAGATCCAATCAGCGCAATGAGGTGGTTGTATTGCTCACGCCTCAAATTATGGATGACTCTGAAAACTCCTCCTACGGCTATAACTACAATCCCAGCCCAGAAGTCCGCCAAATTCTTGAGCGGCGGGGGTTGAAGATTCCTGGTAGATAG
- a CDS encoding HU family DNA-binding protein, whose translation MNKGELVDAVAEKASVTKKQADAVLTAALETIIEAVSSGDKVTLVGFGSFESRERKAREGRNPKTNEKMEIPATRVPAFSAGKLFREKVAPPKA comes from the coding sequence ATGAACAAAGGTGAATTAGTTGATGCCGTAGCTGAAAAAGCTAGTGTTACCAAGAAACAAGCGGATGCAGTCTTAACTGCCGCTTTGGAAACGATTATTGAAGCGGTTTCCTCTGGTGATAAGGTAACATTGGTGGGATTTGGCTCATTTGAATCACGGGAACGTAAAGCTCGTGAAGGTCGCAACCCGAAAACAAATGAAAAGATGGAAATCCCAGCGACGAGGGTTCCTGCTTTCTCCGCAGGAAAACTGTTTAGAGAAAAGGTAGCACCCCCAAAAGCATAG
- the cobD gene encoding threonine-phosphate decarboxylase CobD, protein MRQPAHGGNLAWAAALAGCPPDAILDFSASISPLGPPNSAIAAIMSQLGNLKHYPDPNYSELRLALSHFHQLPPEWILPGNGSAELLTLVGRELAQLAATILITPAFGDYYRTLAAYNANVLECPLSLVTGHWSLTKEKGEKRNHKGLLLNNPHNPTGKIFSRDSILPYLEQFALVVVDEAFMDFVPPNEEQSLIPVVQEYANLVILRSLTKFYSLPGLRLGYAIAHPDCLAKWQLWRDPWPVNTLAAAAAIAALQDTEFQQQTWAWLPPARNQLFQGLAKILGFQPQVSAANFLLVESQKSTSQLQQQLLKHHQILIRDCLSFKELGDRFFRVAVREESDNQRLLTALSGE, encoded by the coding sequence ATGCGGCAACCTGCACACGGGGGAAATTTAGCCTGGGCAGCAGCACTGGCTGGCTGTCCCCCTGATGCTATTCTGGATTTTTCTGCTAGCATCAGCCCGTTGGGGCCTCCAAACAGCGCGATCGCTGCCATAATGTCCCAACTTGGTAATCTTAAGCACTATCCAGACCCAAATTATAGTGAACTGAGACTAGCTCTCAGTCACTTCCATCAACTACCTCCTGAGTGGATTCTGCCGGGTAACGGCTCCGCAGAATTACTTACTTTAGTAGGTAGAGAATTGGCTCAATTAGCCGCGACAATTTTAATCACTCCAGCCTTTGGCGACTATTACCGAACCTTGGCAGCGTATAACGCTAATGTGCTGGAGTGTCCTTTGTCATTGGTCACTGGTCATTGGTCATTGACCAAGGAGAAAGGAGAAAAGAGAAATCACAAAGGACTATTGCTGAATAATCCCCACAACCCAACCGGAAAAATATTTTCACGGGACTCTATTTTGCCCTACCTGGAGCAATTTGCTTTGGTTGTGGTGGATGAAGCATTTATGGATTTTGTACCGCCTAATGAGGAACAAAGCCTGATTCCAGTAGTGCAGGAATATGCAAATTTAGTAATATTGCGATCGCTAACCAAATTTTACAGTCTCCCCGGACTGCGATTAGGATATGCGATCGCCCACCCCGACTGCCTAGCTAAATGGCAGCTATGGCGTGACCCCTGGCCCGTCAACACCCTAGCGGCGGCGGCGGCAATTGCGGCACTCCAAGATACGGAGTTTCAGCAGCAAACCTGGGCATGGCTACCACCTGCACGAAACCAACTCTTTCAGGGTTTGGCTAAAATTTTAGGATTCCAACCCCAAGTAAGTGCTGCTAACTTTTTACTGGTTGAGTCCCAGAAGTCTACTTCGCAGTTACAGCAACAATTACTCAAGCATCACCAGATTTTAATCCGTGATTGCCTTAGCTTTAAAGAACTAGGCGATCGTTTTTTCCGGGTTGCTGTACGTGAAGAGTCCGATAACCAACGCTTACTAACAGCGCTGAGTGGGGAATAG
- a CDS encoding dihydrolipoyl dehydrogenase family protein produces the protein MTIDYDVVIIGGSLAGYYAALAATQLRATVALVEPKVDYRFTHYHALTEIGKLAQKLNDAASFGIHATHTDTSEECHIFMAWQEAMLYAQCIASNLKEQHSPAILAAQGVDIIVGSGQFQSSPQLAFTVNNRRLRARTYLLASGSRPEIPEIEGLQTTGYLTLSNIWQSLKEATLPKNWVIIGGIPQSIEIAQILARFGCSVTLVVKYPYLLPNIDPEIAILLQAQLEVEGVRVLTDKIVTQVKLIENKKWIQAGDKAIETDQILVATGQQPNIESLNLATVGVKWHRRSLVVNDKLQTTNHRIYACGDVIGGYDYANIANYEAKIALNNALFFPRLRVNYGSIPWAMFSVPMVAQVGLTEAQAKRLFSRDEVLVLRQYFKTVAAAQLRDETTGICKLIVLRNGEILGASILSAEAGELINLIALAMSQKIKVKDLANLSPVYPSFSEILEQAAREWSKQKLNSNIALQEFLEGFFHFRRNWNL, from the coding sequence ATGACAATTGACTATGATGTTGTAATTATTGGCGGCAGTCTTGCTGGATACTACGCTGCCCTTGCTGCCACCCAACTACGTGCTACAGTCGCCCTGGTGGAACCTAAAGTAGACTACAGGTTTACTCATTACCATGCTCTTACCGAAATTGGTAAACTGGCACAAAAGTTGAATGATGCCGCTAGTTTTGGTATCCATGCCACACATACTGATACCTCAGAAGAATGCCACATATTTATGGCATGGCAAGAAGCGATGCTATATGCTCAATGCATCGCCTCAAATCTCAAAGAACAGCATTCTCCCGCCATATTAGCCGCGCAGGGAGTTGATATTATTGTTGGTAGCGGTCAATTTCAATCTTCACCCCAACTTGCTTTTACCGTTAATAATCGCCGACTACGCGCCCGTACTTATTTGCTAGCTAGTGGTTCGCGTCCAGAAATTCCAGAGATTGAAGGATTGCAAACTACTGGCTATCTAACCCTTTCTAATATTTGGCAATCCCTAAAGGAAGCGACACTACCCAAAAATTGGGTCATTATCGGCGGGATTCCCCAAAGCATTGAAATCGCTCAAATTTTAGCGCGGTTTGGTTGTAGTGTGACACTGGTGGTCAAGTATCCATATCTTCTACCCAATATCGACCCTGAAATAGCCATATTGCTTCAGGCGCAGTTGGAAGTCGAAGGTGTGCGCGTCCTCACCGATAAAATAGTGACTCAGGTGAAGCTGATTGAGAATAAAAAATGGATTCAAGCAGGAGACAAAGCCATTGAAACCGATCAAATTTTAGTGGCGACTGGACAACAGCCGAATATTGAATCCCTAAATTTGGCAACAGTAGGCGTGAAATGGCATCGGCGGAGTTTAGTTGTGAATGATAAACTACAAACTACTAACCACCGCATTTATGCCTGTGGTGATGTAATTGGTGGTTACGACTATGCCAATATCGCTAATTATGAAGCAAAAATTGCCCTGAACAATGCACTATTTTTCCCCAGGTTACGAGTAAATTATGGCTCCATTCCTTGGGCAATGTTTTCTGTGCCGATGGTGGCGCAAGTGGGTTTGACAGAGGCACAGGCAAAACGCCTATTTAGTCGAGATGAAGTTTTAGTTTTGCGTCAATATTTTAAAACAGTTGCAGCAGCCCAACTTCGGGACGAAACCACTGGTATATGTAAATTAATTGTGCTACGCAACGGTGAAATTTTGGGAGCTTCGATATTGAGCGCAGAAGCTGGAGAATTGATTAATTTGATTGCCTTAGCAATGTCCCAAAAAATTAAAGTCAAAGATTTGGCAAATCTATCTCCTGTCTATCCCAGTTTTTCAGAAATTCTGGAACAAGCTGCAAGAGAGTGGAGTAAGCAAAAGTTAAATAGCAACATTGCTTTGCAAGAATTTTTAGAAGGCTTCTTCCATTTCCGCCGCAATTGGAATTTGTGA